The following are from one region of the Sporosarcina sp. 6E9 genome:
- a CDS encoding LysR family transcriptional regulator — MDEKDLEILIKLNEERNITKVAESMYITQPALSYRIQQIEKNVNATLFVRGRMGMRPTPQGEVFIDYAKNILSMMEEARETILQMNTEITGTIKLGVASTFGQYIMPNLLQDFLIEHPKVNANIITGLSTELAKHLESEDVHIAIIRGYDQWAEQKMLICEESIYVVSKDPIELKGLPDESMIYYKMDTYLKSLVDEWWKERFSEQRTSSMTVDSLETSKEMVRIGLGYTILPGICLSGERDLHFQQLINIAGEPVKRKTWALYKEESLNFKAVKSFIEFLDKYKEKIRDY; from the coding sequence ATGGATGAAAAAGACCTTGAAATACTAATCAAATTAAATGAAGAAAGAAATATCACAAAAGTTGCAGAAAGCATGTACATCACCCAGCCGGCATTAAGTTATAGAATTCAACAAATTGAAAAAAACGTTAATGCAACCTTGTTTGTTAGGGGAAGAATGGGGATGCGGCCAACTCCACAGGGGGAGGTTTTCATTGATTATGCCAAAAATATATTAAGTATGATGGAAGAGGCAAGAGAAACAATTCTGCAAATGAATACCGAAATAACAGGAACTATTAAACTAGGGGTTGCTTCGACGTTTGGTCAATATATTATGCCCAACCTGCTACAAGATTTTCTGATAGAGCATCCAAAAGTTAATGCCAATATCATCACAGGGTTAAGTACGGAACTTGCCAAACATTTGGAGAGCGAAGATGTACATATTGCAATAATCAGAGGATATGATCAGTGGGCTGAGCAAAAAATGTTGATTTGTGAAGAGTCGATCTACGTAGTGTCAAAGGATCCTATAGAGTTGAAAGGTTTACCTGATGAGTCAATGATTTACTATAAGATGGATACCTATCTAAAATCACTGGTCGATGAATGGTGGAAAGAAAGATTCAGCGAACAAAGAACTTCTTCAATGACAGTTGATAGTCTTGAGACTAGTAAAGAGATGGTTCGAATTGGATTGGGGTATACAATTTTACCGGGAATATGCTTGAGTGGGGAAAGGGACTTACACTTCCAGCAGCTTATTAATATTGCTGGAGAACCAGTCAAAAGGAAAACTTGGGCACTTTATAAAGAGGAATCATTAAACTTCAAAGCAGTTAAATCGTTCATTGAATTTCTAGATAAATACAAGGAGAAAATTCGTGATTATTAA
- a CDS encoding tripartite tricarboxylate transporter permease — translation MGVMDGILEGAKVALSLQGIAFVLMGVLLGTIIGMLPGLGPITAIGVMIPISYGMDPAMALVMMAGVYYGAIFGGSTSSILLNAPGVAGTVATAFDGYPMAQQGKAGKALAIAAISSFFGGTVGVVLLMLFAPLLATVAVSFGSPEYFALMLLALTAIASLSEGSTIKALISGTLGFMVAMIGIDGQTGTSRFTFGSSSLLSGIDFLVIALGIYALAEVFKLIVDRNKDDGPQRTIGSIKLSKEDLKEMSGPASRQSIVGFLIGVLPGAGATIASFIAYITEKKIAKNPEEFGKGSIKGLTAPETANNAATSGAFVPLLSLGIPGSGTTAVLLGAFMVMGIQPGPLLFTEQPNIFWGIIISMYIGNIFLLILNLPLIPYISKILNIPRPMLISLVTVFCLIGVYGISFNTFDLYLLLAFGIIGLLLRLVSFPAAPFILAFILGGMIEQSLRKSLTISNGSFMIFLERPITLAFLIITVLSLTIPALLSLRKKGKTA, via the coding sequence ATGGGAGTGATGGACGGAATACTCGAAGGGGCAAAGGTTGCCCTCAGCCTCCAAGGTATAGCATTTGTATTGATGGGTGTACTACTTGGTACGATTATTGGAATGCTTCCAGGCTTAGGACCAATTACCGCGATTGGCGTCATGATTCCTATATCGTATGGAATGGATCCTGCAATGGCACTTGTTATGATGGCGGGCGTCTATTATGGCGCAATTTTCGGGGGTTCAACGTCCTCGATTTTACTGAATGCCCCCGGTGTTGCAGGAACGGTGGCAACGGCCTTTGATGGTTATCCAATGGCACAGCAAGGTAAAGCGGGTAAGGCGCTTGCGATAGCGGCAATATCTTCATTCTTTGGGGGTACGGTAGGCGTAGTACTACTTATGTTATTTGCTCCTTTACTTGCGACCGTTGCAGTTTCGTTTGGTTCTCCAGAGTATTTTGCACTCATGTTACTCGCCTTGACGGCAATTGCAAGCTTATCTGAAGGTTCGACGATAAAAGCGCTAATTTCTGGAACGCTCGGATTTATGGTTGCCATGATAGGAATTGATGGACAAACTGGAACTTCACGCTTTACATTCGGTAGCTCTTCTTTACTGAGTGGAATCGATTTTCTTGTAATCGCTTTAGGAATTTATGCGTTAGCTGAGGTTTTCAAACTAATTGTTGACCGCAATAAAGATGATGGACCACAGCGGACAATCGGAAGTATCAAACTTTCAAAAGAAGACCTTAAAGAGATGAGCGGTCCTGCATCAAGACAATCTATTGTTGGATTTTTAATTGGTGTGTTGCCCGGTGCAGGTGCCACAATCGCATCGTTTATTGCTTACATTACAGAAAAAAAGATTGCCAAAAACCCTGAAGAATTCGGAAAAGGTTCGATTAAAGGATTGACTGCTCCGGAAACTGCAAACAACGCCGCAACAAGCGGGGCATTTGTTCCATTACTTAGCTTAGGTATCCCCGGTTCGGGAACCACAGCGGTTTTACTAGGCGCGTTTATGGTCATGGGAATCCAACCTGGACCATTGCTCTTTACTGAACAACCAAATATTTTTTGGGGTATTATCATTAGTATGTATATCGGTAATATATTCTTACTAATTTTGAATTTACCGCTAATCCCGTACATTTCTAAAATATTGAATATCCCTAGACCTATGCTGATCTCTTTAGTAACTGTTTTTTGCTTAATTGGCGTCTATGGGATTAGTTTTAATACGTTTGACCTTTACCTATTATTAGCTTTTGGAATTATTGGGTTGCTACTACGACTGGTTTCGTTTCCCGCAGCGCCATTTATATTAGCTTTTATACTAGGTGGAATGATTGAACAATCGTTACGAAAGTCATTAACAATTTCAAATGGGAGTTTCATGATTTTTTTGGAACGACCAATCACATTGGCATTTCTCATCATCACGGTCTTGTCTTTAACAATACCAGCATTATTATCTTTAAGAAAAAAAGGGAAAACAGCTTAA
- a CDS encoding malate:quinone oxidoreductase, whose translation MKSMETVNMNNTENKTDIILIGAGIMSATLGTLLKELAPDWKITVFEKLVSAGAESSNEWNNAGTGHAALCELNYTSEKPDGTMDISKAVKINEQFQLSMQFWAYLVNSGLISNPEEFIMPLPHMSMVQGEDNVTFLKKRFEALTKDPLFQGMEFSDDPKKLMEWIPLIMQDRQSKEPMAATKIDSGTDVNFGALTRMLFDHLKDQNVEMNYKHTVEDIKRADDGSWELKVRNGSGKLERHKAKFVFIGGGGGSLHLLQKTGIPESKHIGGFPVSGIFLSCTNPEITAQHHAKVYGKAKVGAPPMSVPHLDTRFIENKKELLFGPFAGFSPKFLKTGSNMDLITSVKPNNVLTMLAAGAKEMSLTKYLIEQLMLSKEQRIEELREFIPNAKAEDWDLVVAGQRVQVIKDTVDGKGTLQFGTEVVSAEDGSIAALLGASPGASTAVHVMLEIFNKCFPEHMNEWEPKIKEMIPSYGKSLGQNPQLLAETHAMTAKVLGLKEETPVVEETRVEVTN comes from the coding sequence ATTAAAAGTATGGAGACGGTGAACATGAATAATACAGAAAACAAAACAGACATTATTTTAATAGGCGCCGGAATCATGAGCGCGACTTTGGGGACGCTTTTAAAAGAATTGGCACCTGACTGGAAGATTACCGTATTTGAAAAACTTGTCAGTGCAGGCGCGGAAAGTTCTAATGAGTGGAATAATGCGGGGACGGGGCATGCTGCATTATGCGAGTTGAACTACACATCCGAAAAGCCAGACGGGACAATGGATATTAGCAAAGCCGTCAAGATTAATGAGCAGTTTCAGCTGTCCATGCAGTTTTGGGCTTATCTCGTAAACAGTGGACTGATTAGTAATCCAGAGGAATTCATCATGCCTTTGCCACATATGAGCATGGTGCAAGGGGAAGACAATGTCACGTTTTTAAAGAAACGGTTTGAAGCATTGACGAAAGATCCTTTATTCCAAGGGATGGAGTTTTCCGATGATCCCAAAAAACTGATGGAATGGATTCCGTTGATCATGCAAGATCGACAGTCGAAAGAACCGATGGCGGCAACGAAAATCGACTCTGGAACTGACGTTAACTTTGGTGCGTTAACGCGCATGTTGTTTGACCACTTAAAAGATCAAAACGTCGAGATGAATTACAAGCATACCGTTGAAGATATTAAGCGTGCTGATGACGGTTCATGGGAATTAAAAGTGCGTAATGGCAGCGGGAAACTTGAACGCCATAAAGCGAAGTTCGTCTTTATCGGCGGCGGTGGGGGTAGTCTGCATTTATTGCAAAAGACAGGCATTCCCGAATCCAAACATATCGGTGGATTCCCGGTTAGCGGGATATTCTTATCATGTACCAATCCGGAAATTACAGCGCAACATCATGCGAAAGTATACGGAAAAGCCAAGGTCGGCGCACCGCCAATGTCGGTTCCGCATCTGGATACAAGATTTATCGAGAATAAAAAAGAGTTGCTATTCGGACCGTTTGCCGGCTTCTCGCCGAAGTTTTTGAAAACCGGTTCCAATATGGATTTAATCACTTCGGTCAAACCGAACAACGTCCTGACAATGTTGGCGGCAGGCGCGAAAGAGATGTCGTTGACAAAGTACTTGATTGAGCAACTGATGTTGTCGAAAGAACAACGTATCGAAGAATTACGCGAGTTTATCCCGAATGCTAAAGCTGAGGATTGGGATTTAGTCGTTGCGGGTCAACGCGTACAAGTTATTAAAGATACGGTTGACGGCAAGGGAACGCTTCAATTTGGTACGGAAGTCGTCAGTGCTGAAGATGGTTCAATCGCAGCCTTACTAGGTGCTTCACCGGGCGCGTCAACAGCCGTTCATGTGATGCTTGAAATATTCAATAAATGCTTCCCTGAACATATGAATGAGTGGGAACCGAAAATTAAAGAAATGATCCCTTCATACGGCAAGTCACTCGGGCAAAACCCGCAGTTGCTAGCAGAGACTCATGCGATGACAGCAAAGGTATTGGGTTTGAAAGAAGAAACGCCAGTTGTTGAAGAAACTAGAGTTGAAGTAACGAATTAA
- a CDS encoding YitT family protein, translated as MMKNLVVVVGSLIVAFAFNCFLVPFGILSSGLSGIAILIGLLTPFNIGAMNFLLNLPLLILGYYKLGKTITINTLICVASLSLFLYLLPEVAITDNMLLSTVFGGGIGGIGVGLILKYSGTSGGLDIIAIMVSRVSSFSIGLLLTGMNGVIVLISGFIFDWEIALYTLLSIYITGKMIDTIFTDHVKLTMQIVTTKGHAIRDELLASIYRGITMSEGYGGYTQEKKDILMMVLTRYETLHVKSIVRKHDENAFINMFETVEVDGKFHRNN; from the coding sequence ATGATGAAGAATTTAGTTGTTGTCGTAGGGTCGTTGATCGTGGCATTTGCTTTTAACTGCTTTCTCGTGCCTTTCGGGATTTTAAGCAGTGGTCTTAGCGGAATCGCCATCTTAATCGGGTTACTTACCCCCTTTAACATCGGTGCAATGAATTTCTTACTGAACTTGCCCCTACTTATTTTAGGCTATTACAAACTTGGAAAAACCATCACGATTAACACCTTGATTTGTGTCGCTTCACTATCGTTATTCTTATATTTGTTGCCAGAGGTCGCAATTACAGATAACATGCTGCTTTCGACCGTTTTCGGCGGAGGCATCGGAGGGATTGGGGTCGGACTAATTCTAAAGTATTCCGGAACTTCCGGCGGCTTGGATATTATCGCAATCATGGTTTCCCGTGTGAGTTCTTTTAGCATTGGACTTCTCTTAACCGGCATGAACGGCGTCATTGTTCTTATCTCAGGATTCATCTTTGACTGGGAAATTGCACTTTACACACTGCTATCTATTTATATAACGGGTAAAATGATCGACACCATCTTCACAGATCACGTCAAGTTGACAATGCAAATCGTCACAACTAAAGGTCATGCTATACGCGATGAGCTACTTGCATCCATCTACCGAGGAATCACAATGTCAGAAGGTTACGGGGGCTATACGCAAGAGAAGAAAGACATCTTGATGATGGTTCTGACTCGGTATGAAACGTTACACGTTAAAAGCATCGTCCGAAAACATGATGAAAATGCATTTATAAATATGTTTGA
- a CDS encoding MEDS domain-containing protein, giving the protein MKSKMDQLLEKENGHLHFLYKYNGPESYLEQILSYIEDGLAAGDYVIIIENDRLFPKIHKEMSTRFTAEQMELVHYVNSFDFYWSSGSYHPPSIAEYFSKTIQPYLESNITFRAWAHVEWASMKEPLHLIEDLEKIVDEAVCQLAFPLVCAYEGERMPEYLRKTLMETHPYLLIEDDFIVSEEYQPTKLVK; this is encoded by the coding sequence ATGAAAAGTAAAATGGATCAGTTGCTTGAAAAAGAAAATGGTCATCTTCACTTTCTATATAAGTATAATGGGCCGGAAAGTTATCTTGAACAGATTTTGAGCTATATCGAAGACGGCCTTGCAGCAGGAGATTACGTGATTATTATTGAAAATGATCGACTTTTTCCTAAAATCCATAAAGAAATGAGCACACGTTTTACAGCTGAGCAAATGGAGCTTGTGCATTATGTAAATAGCTTCGACTTCTATTGGTCAAGCGGCAGCTACCATCCTCCCTCAATCGCTGAATATTTTAGTAAAACAATACAGCCCTATTTGGAAAGTAATATTACTTTCCGGGCATGGGCACATGTAGAGTGGGCCAGCATGAAAGAACCACTTCACCTCATTGAAGATCTTGAGAAAATAGTCGACGAGGCTGTATGTCAGCTGGCCTTTCCATTAGTTTGCGCCTACGAAGGAGAAAGAATGCCGGAGTACCTCAGAAAAACTTTAATGGAAACACATCCTTATCTTTTGATAGAAGATGATTTCATCGTCTCGGAAGAATACCAGCCAACAAAGCTAGTGAAATAA
- a CDS encoding tripartite tricarboxylate transporter substrate binding protein, whose protein sequence is MKKFYLVFLVLVLAVFVAACNDSSDGNSSGDKDGDWKPSKNIEIVAPSGAGGGWDTTARMAAKVLEEEGLIDQGIGVVNKTGGGGAVGWAYIATKKESPYNLFVTSTPMIDVPLNGQSEYDYTDFTPIANVIADYGAFAVKADSKWENLNDLFDDMKKDPTSVTVIGSSSPGSMDHLKFAKFAKEAGVDITKLKYVSEQDGGELTALLNGSVDVFSTDVSEVVEQVRAGNVRVLAVTSEERLEGETISDFPTGIEQGINTTYINWRGFFGPADLPEEALKYYEQQFKAMTETDAWKEIRANYGWGDLYMGHEEYKAFLKEQVEASQELLDDLGISR, encoded by the coding sequence ATGAAGAAGTTTTATTTAGTATTTTTAGTGTTAGTATTGGCTGTTTTTGTTGCGGCTTGTAACGATTCTTCTGATGGAAATAGCTCAGGGGATAAGGATGGGGACTGGAAACCGTCAAAGAATATTGAAATCGTTGCTCCATCTGGTGCAGGCGGTGGATGGGATACGACTGCACGTATGGCAGCGAAAGTGTTAGAAGAAGAGGGTTTAATCGATCAAGGCATTGGTGTTGTAAATAAGACAGGTGGCGGAGGAGCAGTCGGGTGGGCTTATATTGCAACAAAAAAAGAAAGTCCATACAATCTGTTCGTAACCTCTACTCCAATGATTGACGTACCATTAAACGGACAGTCTGAATATGACTATACAGACTTCACTCCGATTGCGAACGTTATCGCGGATTACGGTGCATTTGCCGTAAAAGCAGACTCGAAATGGGAAAATCTAAATGATTTGTTTGATGATATGAAAAAAGACCCGACAAGCGTTACTGTTATCGGATCTTCTTCACCTGGTAGTATGGACCACCTAAAATTCGCGAAATTTGCGAAAGAAGCTGGTGTTGACATTACTAAACTCAAGTATGTTTCAGAACAAGACGGTGGCGAATTAACTGCATTATTAAATGGTAGTGTGGATGTTTTCTCAACTGACGTCTCCGAAGTAGTTGAACAAGTCCGTGCCGGAAATGTTAGGGTTCTTGCCGTAACATCAGAAGAGCGTCTTGAAGGCGAAACAATTTCTGATTTCCCAACAGGAATCGAGCAAGGGATTAATACGACTTACATTAACTGGAGAGGTTTTTTTGGACCAGCTGATTTGCCAGAAGAAGCTTTGAAGTATTATGAGCAGCAATTTAAAGCAATGACAGAAACAGACGCATGGAAAGAAATCCGCGCAAATTATGGTTGGGGCGACCTATACATGGGACACGAAGAATATAAAGCGTTCTTAAAAGAACAAGTTGAGGCCAGTCAAGAACTTCTCGACGATCTAGGCATTAGCCGATAA
- a CDS encoding CBS domain-containing protein, which yields MYIGDLLLKRIAVATVNSDKTVAEALAKINESGYRSVPVVDADDTYRGMIYKMDLLEHLLEKNGNEDDSISHLVKHQDIHLDENASFLNALLEIKALPFISIVKDGKLTGILTHNQVESVLEDAFGLKTGGINMTVASSESSSTLERLTKTLRGEHIEGLFTLDNGSVLARRVVVTLRGDKTDEELDKLINKLEKNGFTTLQTNRIEKKW from the coding sequence ATGTATATTGGAGATTTATTGTTAAAAAGAATTGCTGTAGCGACTGTGAACAGCGATAAAACGGTTGCTGAAGCATTGGCTAAAATCAATGAGAGTGGGTACAGATCTGTACCTGTTGTGGATGCAGACGATACATATAGAGGCATGATTTATAAAATGGATTTGCTTGAACACCTTCTTGAGAAAAATGGCAATGAAGATGATTCAATCAGTCACTTAGTGAAACACCAAGATATTCATCTCGACGAAAATGCCTCGTTTTTAAATGCGCTACTTGAAATTAAAGCTTTGCCGTTCATCAGCATTGTAAAGGACGGAAAATTGACAGGGATTCTTACGCACAATCAAGTCGAAAGCGTCTTAGAAGATGCATTCGGACTCAAAACGGGCGGCATCAATATGACAGTTGCATCGTCGGAGTCGTCAAGCACGCTGGAGAGATTGACCAAAACGTTACGCGGTGAGCATATCGAAGGATTGTTCACGTTGGATAACGGTTCAGTACTGGCCAGGCGCGTCGTGGTCACACTCAGAGGCGATAAAACTGACGAGGAACTCGATAAATTGATAAACAAACTGGAGAAAAACGGCTTTACCACTTTACAAACAAATCGGATTGAGAAGAAATGGTGA
- a CDS encoding DUF3888 domain-containing protein — translation MNKFLLSLTIFTLLLLSFDGATTEAETKTEVIPQNQVPSLMERAFLRSLGGTILDIMSNHGDNQLFEFERIEKISSGNGKYDVTLRVIGFEGAHGPPYKLIRMTIRIPGDGNAEYSVLSYSHRHISDKELEKLIKFATYD, via the coding sequence ATGAATAAGTTTTTACTTTCCCTGACCATTTTCACCCTTCTTTTACTCAGTTTTGACGGAGCAACTACGGAAGCCGAGACAAAGACTGAGGTAATCCCGCAGAATCAAGTCCCAAGTTTAATGGAAAGGGCATTTCTAAGAAGCCTTGGCGGAACAATCCTTGATATCATGAGTAATCACGGCGATAATCAGTTATTCGAATTTGAAAGAATAGAAAAAATCAGCTCTGGAAACGGTAAATATGACGTTACATTAAGGGTTATCGGGTTCGAAGGAGCGCATGGTCCGCCTTACAAGTTAATTCGTATGACCATTCGTATACCTGGGGATGGGAATGCGGAATATAGTGTTTTGTCTTATTCTCATCGACATATATCCGACAAGGAACTGGAGAAATTAATAAAGTTTGCCACGTATGATTAA
- a CDS encoding tripartite tricarboxylate transporter TctB family protein — MLASQNKKVSLILIGLGSVFLFMSYKLPKYTLVPVDADAVPIFLGYLLIFLSIILFFTKDQETEVEDGEEQVTKPKKGLDKNTKMLLVFGGIVLFYIVLLEILGFLITTAIFIFITTLLLGYKKHKTNIIVALAVPVGFYYLFNFVLKISLPKGILPF; from the coding sequence TTGCTCGCTTCGCAAAATAAGAAAGTCAGCCTAATCTTAATTGGATTAGGTAGTGTTTTTTTATTCATGAGTTATAAGTTACCCAAATATACGCTCGTTCCCGTTGATGCGGATGCCGTTCCAATCTTTCTTGGGTACTTGTTGATTTTCTTATCTATCATTCTATTTTTTACGAAAGATCAAGAAACAGAAGTTGAAGATGGTGAGGAGCAAGTCACTAAACCTAAAAAGGGACTTGATAAAAACACTAAAATGTTACTAGTTTTCGGTGGTATCGTTCTATTTTATATTGTTTTGCTAGAGATACTGGGCTTTCTTATTACGACAGCAATTTTCATATTTATCACTACCCTACTTTTAGGGTACAAGAAGCATAAGACAAATATTATCGTAGCCCTTGCGGTTCCAGTTGGCTTTTATTATCTGTTTAACTTTGTGTTGAAAATTTCACTACCAAAAGGGATTTTACCTTTTTAG
- a CDS encoding asparaginase, which yields MKKIKILATGGTISAHHANRVDFRNYISGHYSCEDITKEIPEIHDIASIEIEQLANFSSTVITSSHWLQLRKRINQCLNNEGYDGIVITHGTNTLEETAYFLHLTMDTEKPIVLTGAQRPLSGLSSDAHINLLNAVKVASSKDSYGKGVLVALNDQISSARDVAKTNTYRLETFQSGQLGFLGYIDPDNTVQFYRAPTRTHTIQSKFSKLEIKELPTVEIVYSYAGANGNIISSLINTTTVDGIIVAGTGAGRCSPEEELALKQARDKGIQVIMSSRVENGRVVPIEKYEYLEAPTADNLSPQKARILLMVALLKYTNYDDLQAVFDQY from the coding sequence ATGAAAAAGATAAAAATACTTGCTACTGGCGGTACAATATCCGCCCACCATGCGAATCGAGTTGACTTTAGAAATTACATTTCTGGACACTATTCCTGTGAAGATATTACGAAAGAAATCCCAGAAATCCATGACATTGCATCTATTGAGATTGAACAGCTCGCTAACTTTAGTAGCACAGTCATCACTTCCAGTCATTGGTTACAATTAAGGAAGCGTATCAACCAATGTTTAAATAACGAGGGATACGATGGGATTGTGATTACACACGGAACAAATACGCTTGAAGAAACAGCCTATTTTTTACACCTTACAATGGACACTGAAAAACCAATCGTTTTGACGGGAGCCCAACGACCTTTATCAGGATTAAGTTCGGACGCACACATAAACCTCTTAAACGCTGTGAAGGTGGCAAGTTCTAAGGATTCGTATGGGAAAGGTGTGCTTGTTGCGTTAAATGATCAAATAAGTAGCGCTCGAGATGTAGCAAAAACAAATACATACCGCTTGGAGACATTTCAATCAGGCCAACTTGGATTTTTAGGCTACATCGATCCTGATAATACCGTTCAGTTTTATCGAGCGCCAACCCGAACACACACAATCCAATCCAAATTTTCGAAACTTGAAATAAAAGAACTACCGACCGTCGAAATTGTCTATTCCTACGCTGGCGCTAACGGCAATATTATAAGCTCTTTAATAAATACAACAACTGTGGATGGAATTATCGTTGCTGGGACAGGGGCAGGCAGATGTTCGCCTGAGGAAGAACTGGCGCTCAAACAAGCTCGTGATAAAGGCATACAAGTTATTATGAGTAGCAGGGTCGAAAACGGAAGGGTTGTCCCGATTGAGAAGTATGAATATCTGGAAGCACCGACTGCAGATAATCTTTCTCCTCAAAAGGCAAGGATTCTATTAATGGTCGCTTTACTTAAGTATACGAACTATGATGATTTACAAGCTGTTTTTGACCAATACTAA
- a CDS encoding ECF transporter S component: MKTTTAGYSNLRTFDLIITAMLIALVFVATLTLNIRLPIAANGGLVHLGTGMLFIASILFGPKKGALAGAIGMGLFDLVSGWTLWAPFTIVARGLQGYIVGKIAWSNGRKGSSMSVNLLAAILSIPVMLAVYFLCERVLFGSWIIPVASIPGNLVQNVVGIAIALPVCVLLKKVSVFK, from the coding sequence ATGAAAACAACTACAGCCGGCTATTCGAATTTACGCACTTTTGATCTAATTATTACTGCAATGTTAATAGCGCTTGTCTTTGTAGCAACGCTAACGTTAAACATCAGATTGCCAATCGCAGCAAATGGCGGTTTGGTGCATCTTGGAACGGGCATGTTGTTTATCGCGTCGATTTTATTCGGACCTAAAAAAGGCGCACTCGCCGGAGCAATCGGCATGGGATTATTTGACTTAGTATCAGGTTGGACGTTGTGGGCGCCATTCACCATTGTCGCTCGTGGCTTGCAGGGGTATATCGTCGGGAAAATTGCTTGGTCGAATGGACGAAAAGGAAGTAGCATGTCTGTCAACTTGCTAGCTGCCATCCTCTCGATTCCAGTCATGTTAGCGGTTTACTTTCTTTGTGAACGAGTTCTATTTGGTAGTTGGATTATCCCGGTGGCTTCCATTCCAGGTAATTTAGTTCAAAACGTTGTCGGGATCGCCATAGCCCTTCCAGTTTGTGTTTTGTTAAAGAAGGTTTCTGTTTTTAAATAA
- a CDS encoding cupin domain-containing protein, producing MKGLNELYYHNRYPYYVNRPMYHYGSQCGCWTKQANTWGSFRPANGDIMLKDHGAEPFVVNINQAVKQNNTFRTALWTGEYLQLTLMSINVGEDIGLEMHDDVDQFLRVEQGQGIVQMGKSKDNLSFVRNIQDDSAIFLPAGTWHNVMNTGHVPLKLYSIYAPPNHPFGTVHATRADAMAAEEGYGH from the coding sequence ATGAAGGGATTGAACGAATTGTATTATCACAATCGATATCCTTATTATGTAAATAGGCCAATGTATCATTATGGTTCACAATGTGGTTGTTGGACAAAACAAGCAAACACATGGGGTTCATTTCGCCCCGCCAATGGCGACATTATGTTAAAAGATCATGGTGCAGAACCGTTTGTCGTGAATATCAATCAAGCGGTGAAACAAAACAATACGTTCCGTACTGCTTTATGGACGGGAGAATATTTACAACTGACCTTGATGAGTATCAATGTTGGTGAAGACATCGGTTTGGAGATGCACGATGACGTTGACCAATTTTTGCGTGTTGAACAAGGCCAGGGTATTGTTCAAATGGGAAAAAGTAAAGATAATTTAAGTTTTGTAAGAAACATTCAGGATGATTCTGCAATATTTCTGCCCGCAGGAACTTGGCACAATGTAATGAATACAGGTCATGTTCCACTAAAACTTTACTCGATATATGCGCCGCCAAACCATCCATTTGGAACAGTCCATGCAACGAGGGCAGATGCAATGGCTGCAGAGGAAGGGTACGGCCATTAA